From Anomalospiza imberbis isolate Cuckoo-Finch-1a 21T00152 chromosome 22, ASM3175350v1, whole genome shotgun sequence, a single genomic window includes:
- the LOC137486451 gene encoding keratin, type II cytoskeletal 4-like: MSRQCYTSGSILGRRGFSSASAVCGLGRPNSSSASVCQPVGRRCGIGGFSSRSVCDLGRGQRISFGGSCRSGVYGSAGVGRCGVAYGGGRFGTVMGFGNCASFGGLGSYRGLGDGVAMGGYGGGIGIGLGGGRSEGIRGVSIHPELLKPLCVGVDPEECQVRTHEKEQIKNLNNQFACFIDKVRLLEQQNKVLTTKWELLQQYVLPASRRNLEPVFENFICNLRKQLECVMGERERLENEERCLRDLVQEFKCKYEDEINKRTAAENEFVVLKKDVDCLYLTKEELEVRVGLLRQQLEFLKCIYAEERAQLDCQLCDTSVIVQMDNSRDLDMEGIIKSVECCYEEIAQKSKAEVEAFYQTRLEELHSSRGKFCDDLRNNQSEIAELNRMIQKLQCESDNVKKQISALQTAICDAEQRGDCALKDARQKLVDLQTALQQAKDKMACLLRDYQELLNVKLALDIEIATYRTLLEGEESRICTGNPVSVAVVSGGGTVGECRSLSGIGGKCTVKTGGAGAGLGMVSSFGNAGFSTRSVDCVPKVGAGFGARSAVSCVGREVLTGVDGVQCAAGMGNLGNLGNLGNVVCAGVEQCGPGPVLIPGAPGVCGNRFSTAVRVVRTTR; the protein is encoded by the exons ATGAGCCGACAGTGCTACACCTCTGGCTCCATCCTGGGAAGACGAGGCTTTTCCTCGGCATCCGCCGTCTGCGGCCTGGGCAGGCCCAACAGCAGCTCGGCTTCCGTCTGCCAGCCCGTGGGACGGAGGTGTGGGATCGGTGGCTTCAGCAGCCGCAGTGTCTGTGACCTAGGCAGAGGGCAAAGGATTTCCTTTGGTGGGAGCTGCCGCAGCGGGGTCTACGGCAGTGCCGGCGTTGGGCGCTGCGGCGTCGCTTATGGCGGGGGCCGCTTTGGCACCGTCATGGGCTTTGGGAACTGTGCAAGCTTCGGGGGCCTGGGCAGCTACAGAGGCCTGGGGGATGGCGTGGCCATGGGGGGCTACGGTGGTGGCATCGGCATTGGCCTCGGCGGAGGGAGGTCCGAGGGGATTCGCGGCGTCAGCATCCACCCAGAGCTCCTCAAGCCCCTGTGCGTGGGCGTGGACCCAGAGGAGTGCCAAGTGCGGACCCACGAGAAGGAGCAGATCAAGAACCTCAATAACCAGTTTGCCTGTTTCATTGACAAG GTgcggctgctggagcagcagaacaAGGTGCTGACCACCaagtgggagctgctgcagcagtatGTGCTCCCTGCATCCCGGAGAAACTTGGAGCCTGTGTTTGAGAACTTCATCTGCAACCTGAGGAAGCAGCTGGAGTGTGTGATGGGGGAGCGTGAGCGGCTGGAAAATGAGGAGCGGTGCCTGCGGGACCTGGTTCAGGAGTTCAAGTGCAA GTACGAAGATGAGATCAACAAGCGCACGGCAGCGGAGAACGAGTTTGTGGTGCTCAAGAAG GATGTGGATTGTCTCTACCTAAccaaggaggagctggaggtgagGGTGGGTCTCCTGCGGCAGCAGCTGGAGTTCCTGAAGTGCATCTATGCTGAG GAGCGGGCTCAGCTGGACTGTCAGCTGTGTGACACCTCTGTCATCGTGCAAATGGACAACAGCCGTGACCTGGACATGGAGGGCATCATCAAAAGCGTGGAGTGCTGCTACGAGGAGATTGCCCAGAAGAGCAAGGCTGAGGTGGAGGCTTTCTACCAAACCAGG CTGGAGGAACTCCACAGCAGCCGGGGCAAGTTCTGTGATGACCTGAGGAACAACCAGAGCGAGATTGCTGAGCTGAACAGGATGATCCAGAAGCTGCAGTGTGAGTCGGACAACGTGAAGAAACAG AtctcagccctgcagacagccaTCTGTGATGCCGAGCAACGAGGAGACTGCGCCCTCAAGGACGCCCGGCAGAAGCTGGTTGACCTGcagacagctctgcagcaggcCAAGGACAAGATGGCCTGTCTGCTTAGAGACTACCAGGAGCTGCTCAATGTCaagctggccctggacattgaGATTGCCACATACAGGACGCTGCTGGAGGGAGAAGAGAGCAG GATATGCACCGGCAACCCTGTCAGCGTAG CCGTGGTCAGCGGCGGCGGCACGGTCGGGGAGTGCCGATCCCTGTCTGGAATCGGAGGCAAATGCACCGTAAAGACCGGAGGGGCCGGCGCGGGGCTGGGCATGGTCTCGTCCTTCGGCAACGCCGGGTTCAGCACCCGGAGCGTGGATTGTGTCCCCAAGGTCGGGGCAGGATTCGGGGCCAGAAGCGCGGTCAGCTGCGTGGGGAGGGAAGTGCTCACCGGGGTGGATGGAGTCCAGTGCGCCGCCGGCATGGGCAACCTGGGCAACCTGGGCAACCTGGGCAACGTGGTGTGCGCGGGGGTGGAGCAGTGCGGCCCCGGGCCCGTGCTTATCCCCGGCGCCCCGGGGGTCTGCGGCAACAGGTTCAGCACAGCCGTGCGCGTGGTCAGGACGACCCGGTAG
- the LOC137486687 gene encoding keratin, type II cytoskeletal 7-like: MSRQAPTVRSVLGRRGFSSASEICGRSYAASASQPVRCGAYSSRSVCNLGGSRRISYVNGGCSTGCFGEMGFGGMGYGNAGGGRIGLCGPRGYSIVRGYPERKADGIQGICIDERLLKPLCVGVDPLEHEIRCQEKEQIKTLNTQFACFIDKVRFLEQQNKVLETKWGLLQQYVLPKKGKNLELYFENYICDLRKRLDCLLCEKQKLGSEECATSQLVEEFKCKYEEEINRRTTVENEFVALKKDADCIFLNKEELEVKVDLLRRQLELLKCVFEEERAQVDRQLCDTSVIVKMDNNRDLDMESIIKNVECWYQEIAQKSKEEVDAFYQTRFQELQDKRGKYCHDLQSNKCEISELTRMIQKLQCELESVKKQVSCLQTSICDVEQRGDCALKDAREKHVELQNALQKAKDELACMLRDYQELLNVKLALDIEIATYKTLLEGEESRICVGNPVSVSVVSSGYNIPDDCGMMANGAVCGYGSLGRRAGRHSSQTGGFSSRSAGIHPKRVLSSVAKQCIPEVLCQAGGVSCKAGGFSSRSGGYPARTVVSAGSGGLNARMGPCQAGQVLSFGNQGCVIRQLAGPPVVVSSSPEVVGCNNGVVGNFGVVRDPCVVP; this comes from the exons ATGAGCAGGCAGGCACCGACGGTGAGATCTGTCCTGGGACGAAGAGGCTTCAGCTCAGCCTCGGAGATCTGCGGTCGCAGCTACGCCGCATCCGCCAGCCAGCCTGTGCGGTGCGGTGCCTACAGCAGCAGGAGCGTTTGCAACCTGGGCGGGAGCAGGAGGATCTCCTATGTCAACGGGGGCTGCTCCACCGGCTGCTTTGGGGAGATGGGGTTCGGAGGCATGGGCTATGGGAACGCTGGAGGAGGGAGGATTGGCCTGTGTGGCCCCCGGGGATACAGCATCGTGCGGGGGTACCCCGAGCGCAAGGCTGACGGCATCCAAGGGATCTGCATCGACGAGCGGCTGCTGAAGCCCCTCTGCGTCGGGGTGGACCCGCTGGAACATGAGATACGCTGCCAGGAGAAGGAGCAGATCAAGACCCTCAACACGCAGTTTGCCTGTTTCATTGACAAG GTCCGATTCCTGGAACAGCAGAACAAAGTGCTGGAGACCAAGTGGGGCCTCCTGCAGCAATATGTGCtgccaaaaaaagggaaaaacctgGAACTGTACTTCGAGAATTACATCTGTGACCTGCGGAAGCGCCTGGATTGTTTGCTGtgtgaaaagcagaaattgggCAGTGAAGAATGTGCCACAAGCCAGCTGGTGGAGGAGTTCAAGTGCAA GTATGAAGAGGAAATCAACAGGCGCACAACTGTGGAGAATGAATTTGTGGCACTCAAAAAG GATGCAGACTGCATCTTCTTGAACAAGGAAGAGCTGGAGGTGAAGGTGGATCTGTTAAggaggcagctggagctgctgaaatgTGTGTTTGAGGAG GAAAGGGCTCAGGTCGATCGCCAGCTCTGCGACACCTCGGTCATTGTCAAGATGGACAACAACCGGGACCTGGACATGGAAAGCATCATCAAGAACGTCGAGTGCTGGTACCAGGAGATCGCCcagaaaagcaaagaagaaGTCGATGCTTTCTACCAGACCAGG TTTCAGGAGCTTCAGGATAAGAGAGGGAAATACTGCCATGACCTGCAGAGCAACAAGTGTGAGATTTCAGAGCTGACCCGGATGATCCAGAAGCTGCAGTGTGAGCTGGAGAGCGTCAAGAAGCAG GTCTCCTGCCTGCAAACCTCCATTTGTGATGTTGAGCAGCGTGGGGATTGTGCCCTCAAAGATGCTCGAGAAAAGCATGTTGAGCTGCAGAATGCTCTGCAGAAGGCCAAGGACGAGCTGGCCTGCATGCTGCGGGACTATCAGGAGCTGCTCAATGTCaagctggccctggacattgaGATTGCCACCTACAAGACTCTGCTGGAGGGTGAAGAGAGCAG GATATGTGTGGGGAACCCTGTGAGCGTGT CTGTGGTCAGCAGTGGCTACAACATCCCTGATGACTGCGGGATGATGGCCAATGGAGCCGTGTGTGGCTACGGCTCCCTGGGCAGGCGGGCCGGGAGACACAGCTCCCAGACCGGCGGATTCAGCTCCCGGAGCGCTGGGATCCACCCCAAGAGAGTCCTCAGCTCCGTGGCCAAGCAGTGCATCCCAGAGGTGCTTTGCCAGGCTGGAGGGGTCAGCTGCAAAGCTGGAGGCTTCAGCTCCCGCAGCGGGGGGTACCCAGCCCGCACCGTGGTCAGCGCTGGGAGCGGGGGCCTGAATGCCAGGATGGGGCCCTGCCAGGCTGGACAAGTGCTCAGCTTTGGGAACCAGGGCTGCGTCATCCGGCAGCTGGCAGGGCCCCCCGTCGTTGTGTCCAGCAGCCCTGAGGTTGTGGGGTGCAACAATGGTGTggtggggaattttggggtggtcAGAGACCCCTGTGTGGTCCCATAG